One part of the Nymphaea colorata isolate Beijing-Zhang1983 chromosome 8, ASM883128v2, whole genome shotgun sequence genome encodes these proteins:
- the LOC116258579 gene encoding protein RRC1-like isoform X2, giving the protein MTSFSVTRKKTPFQKHREEEEAKKKRAEDETARLYEEFVESFKGGNTPGEKTFVRGGTINPNERVKNDHEGGNSKDGVSVPKKGTRYVPSFVPVGLADSLSKGKEQEKKVYYHKEEKPREKEKGKMRNIDNFMEELKMEQEMREKRNQEREQWRDGRQSDISAPISRFDELPDEFDPSGKFPGSFDDGDPQTTNLYVGNLSPKVDENFLLRTFGRFGPIASVKIMWPRTEEERRRQRNCGFVAFMNRADGQAAKDEMQGVVVYEYELKIGWGKSVSLPAQALPAPPPGHMAIRSKEGGTVILSGPEGPPVTSVANQNSELVLTPNIPDIMVCPPEDDHLRNVIDSMAMYVLDDGCAFEQAVMERGRGNPIFNFLFELGSKEHTYYVWRLYSFAQGDTLQRWRTEPFIMITGSGRWMPPPLPPSRSPEHEKDSTATYAAGKSRRVETERALTDPQRDEFEDMLRALTLERNQIKEAMGFALDNADAAGEVVEVLTESLTLKETPIPTKVARLMLVSDVLHNSSAPVRNASAYRTKFEATLPDIMESFNDLYRSITGRITAEALKERVLKVLQVWSDWFLFSDSYINGLRATFLRPGNSGVIPFHSICGDAPEVDQENNVVEDTAEGGKPNQDAALAMGKGAAMKELLSLPLAELERRCRHNGLSLCGGREMMVARLLSLEEAEKQRGYERDDDVRLGQSYSSSGKHSRDDESWGAHRETRTETGKSESVGWPSYADETRSSNKTSTVPLTPTLAIPEPEVKAFTKKKGKSEPVLPASKWAKEDVGSDDEDKKGGGGLGLSYSSSGSEDVGNMPSEISDKGTTAETSRVTYSESAINQEQKLRRLEVAVLEYRESLEERGSRNPDEIEKKVASYRQRLLSEFELLDPHDDTGGNSQHSSRSSERSSLERKERRDDARESLRKRHRSRSRSRSRSPHRKSLSRGREKDYENDADRERDRHRDKDRPHHDHEKSGSRDRDDHDNGGDKARERSRRGK; this is encoded by the exons ATGACATCATTCTCAGTTACCCGAAAGAAGACACCGTTCCAGAAGCacagagaggaggaagaggctAAGAAAAAG AGAGCGGAAGATGAAACAGCTCGCTTGTATGAGGAATTCGTGGAGTCATTTAAAGGGGGGAATACACCTGGTGAGAAAACCTTTGTTAGGGGTGGGACCATCAACCCCAATGAACGAGTGAAGAATGATCATGAAG GTGGGAATTCCAAAGATGGGGTATCTGTTCCAAAGAAGGGAACTAG ATACGTGCCTTCTTTTGTCCCTGTTGGTTTGGCTGATTCACTCagtaaaggaaaagaacaagagaagaaGGTTTATTATCAT AAAGAGGAGAAAccaagggagaaagagaaaggaaaaatgcgGAACATAGATAATTTTATGGAGGAATTGAAGATGGAGCAAGAGATGAGGGAGAAACGAAATCAAGAACGTGAACAATGGCGTGACGGACGTCAAAGTGACATTTCTGCT CCAATTAGCCGTTTCGATGAACTGCCTGATGAATTTGATCCGTCTGGGAAGTTTCCTGGCTCGTTTGATGATGGGGACCCACAAACAACAAATCTATATGTTGGAAACCTGTCACCGAAG GTGGATGAGAATTTCCTTCTACGGACATTTGGTAGGTTTGGCCCTATTGCTAGTGTCAAGATAATGTGGCCTCGGacagaggaagaaaggaggcgTCAGCGAAACTGTGGATTTGTTGCTTTCATGAATAGAGCCGATGGCCAAGCTGCCAAAGATGAGATGCAAG GAGTAGTGGTGTACGAGTATGAATTGAAGATAGGGTGGGGGAAGTCTGTGTCATTGCCAGCACAAGCACTGCCTGCTCCCCCACCTGGACACATGGCTATCAGAAGCAAAGAG GGCGGCACTGTGATATTGTCAGGTCCTGAAGGTCCCCCAGTAACTTCTGTCGCAAACCAAAACTCAGAGTTG GTGCTTACTCCAAATATTCCCGACATTATGGTTTGTCCACCTGAAGATGATCACCTTCGAAATGTCATTGATTCCATGGCCATGTATGTGCTTGATGATGGCTGTGCTTTTGAGCAAGCTGTTATGGAGAGAGGTCGTGGCAATCCaatatttaatttcttattcGAGCTTGGATCAAAAGAGCATACGTATTACGTGTGGAGGCTTTATTCCTTTGCACAA GGGGATACTCTCCAGCGGTGGAGGACAGAGCCTTTCATCATGATCACAGGAAGTGGGCG GTGGATGCCTCCGCCTCTGCCACCTAGTAGAAGTCCAGAACATGAAAAAGACTCAACAGCCACCTATGCAGCTGGCAAGAGTCGG AGGGTAGAAACAGAACGGGCTTTGACAGATCCACAAAGGGATGAATTTGAGGATATGTTGAGGGCTCTGACACTGGAAAGGAACCAGATAAAAGAAGCAATGGGCTTTGCCCTGGACAATGCTGATGCAGCAGGAGAG GTGGTCGAGGTTCTGACAGAATCTTTGACACTTAAGGAAACTCCTATACCAACCAAAGTTGCTAGGCTTATGCTTGTTTCCGATGTTCTGCATAATAGCAGTGCACCTGTTAGAAATGCTTCTGCATATCGTACAAAATTTGAAGCAACTTTACCTGACATAATGGAGAGTTTTAATGATCTGTACCGCAGCATCACTGGGAGGATCACTGCTGAAGCCCTCAAG GAAAGAGTTCTGAAAGTTCTTCAAGTTTGGTCCGActggtttcttttttcagaCTCTTACATAAATGGGCTGCGAGCTACTTTTCTTCGGCCTGGAAACTCTGGAGTTATCCCATTTCATTCAATATGTGGGGATGCACCCGAGGTGGATCAGGAAAACAATGTTGTGGAGGATACAGCTGAGGGAGGTAAACCTAATCAAGATGCTGCCTTGGCAATGGGAAAAGGCGCAGCAATGAAGGAATTACTGAGCCTGCCACTTGCTGAACTGGAACGACGTTGTAGACATAATGGCTTATCTCTTTGTGGTGGGAGAGAGATGATGGTTGCACGATTACTTAGTCTAGAAGAAGCGGAAAAGCAAAGGGGTTATGAACGTGATGATGATGTCAGACTTGGACAAAGTTATTCATCTTCCGGTAAGCATTCAAGGGATGATGAGAGCTGGGGAGCTCACCGAGAGACTAGAACTGAAACTGGCAAATCTGAATCGGTTGGGTGGCCTAGTTATGCAGACGAGACGAGATCAAGCAATAAAACGTCAACTGTTCCTCTGACTCCTACTCTTGCTATTCCGGAGCCAGAAGTGAAAGCCTTTACGAAGAAGAAAGGTAAATCCGAGCCAGTCTTGCCTGCCTCTAAGTGGGCCAAGGAGGATGTAGGTAGCGATGACGAAGATAAGAAAGGTGGTGGAGGTCTTGGATTGAGCTACTCATCTTCAGGCAGTGAAGATGTTGGCAACATGCCTAGTGAGATCAGTGACAAAGGCACAACTGCTGAGACTAGCCGCGTAACTTATTCTGAGAGTGCAATAAATCAAGA GCAGAAGTTAAGGCGCCTGGAGGTTGCTGTTCTGGAATATCGTGAATCTCTTGAAGAGCGTGGTAGTAGGAATCCTGATGAAATTGAGAAGAAAGTGGCATCATATAGGCAACGACTGCTGTCTGAATTTGAATTGTTAGATCCACATGATGATACAGGAGGGAACAGTCAACATTCCTCCCGTTCTTCAG AGAGGAGTTCtttagaaaggaaagagagacgGGATGATGCTCGTGAGTCTTTGAGGAAACGGCACCGTAGTCGAAGCCGAAGTCGAAGCCGGAGTCCTCATCGTAAGTCTTTGAGTAGAGGTCGGGAAAAGgattatgaaaatgatgcagaTCGAGAGCGTGATAGACATCGTGACAAGGACCGGCCACATCATGACCATGAAAAGAGTGGAAGCAGGGACAGGGATGATCATGATAATGGGGGTGACAAGGCCAGGGAAAGGAGTAGAAGAGGGAAGTGA
- the LOC116258579 gene encoding protein RRC1-like isoform X3 gives MTSFSVTRKKTPFQKHREEEEAKKKRAEDETARLYEEFVESFKGGNTPGEKTFVRGGTINPNERVKNDHEGGNSKDGVSVPKKGTRYVPSFVPVGLADSLSKGKEQEKKKEEKPREKEKGKMRNIDNFMEELKMEQEMREKRNQEREQWRDGRQSDISAPISRFDELPDEFDPSGKFPGSFDDGDPQTTNLYVGNLSPKVDENFLLRTFGRFGPIASVKIMWPRTEEERRRQRNCGFVAFMNRADGQAAKDEMQGVVVYEYELKIGWGKSVSLPAQALPAPPPGHMAIRSKEGGTVILSGPEGPPVTSVANQNSELVLTPNIPDIMVCPPEDDHLRNVIDSMAMYVLDDGCAFEQAVMERGRGNPIFNFLFELGSKEHTYYVWRLYSFAQGDTLQRWRTEPFIMITGSGRWMPPPLPPSRSPEHEKDSTATYAAGKSRRVETERALTDPQRDEFEDMLRALTLERNQIKEAMGFALDNADAAGEVVEVLTESLTLKETPIPTKVARLMLVSDVLHNSSAPVRNASAYRTKFEATLPDIMESFNDLYRSITGRITAEALKERVLKVLQVWSDWFLFSDSYINGLRATFLRPGNSGVIPFHSICGDAPEVDQENNVVEDTAEGGKPNQDAALAMGKGAAMKELLSLPLAELERRCRHNGLSLCGGREMMVARLLSLEEAEKQRGYERDDDVRLGQSYSSSGKHSRDDESWGAHRETRTETGKSESVGWPSYADETRSSNKTSTVPLTPTLAIPEPEVKAFTKKKGKSEPVLPASKWAKEDVGSDDEDKKGGGGLGLSYSSSGSEDVGNMPSEISDKGTTAETSRVTYSESAINQEYRQKLRRLEVAVLEYRESLEERGSRNPDEIEKKVASYRQRLLSEFELLDPHDDTGGNSQHSSRSSERSSLERKERRDDARESLRKRHRSRSRSRSRSPHRKSLSRGREKDYENDADRERDRHRDKDRPHHDHEKSGSRDRDDHDNGGDKARERSRRGK, from the exons ATGACATCATTCTCAGTTACCCGAAAGAAGACACCGTTCCAGAAGCacagagaggaggaagaggctAAGAAAAAG AGAGCGGAAGATGAAACAGCTCGCTTGTATGAGGAATTCGTGGAGTCATTTAAAGGGGGGAATACACCTGGTGAGAAAACCTTTGTTAGGGGTGGGACCATCAACCCCAATGAACGAGTGAAGAATGATCATGAAG GTGGGAATTCCAAAGATGGGGTATCTGTTCCAAAGAAGGGAACTAG ATACGTGCCTTCTTTTGTCCCTGTTGGTTTGGCTGATTCACTCagtaaaggaaaagaacaagagaagaaG AAAGAGGAGAAAccaagggagaaagagaaaggaaaaatgcgGAACATAGATAATTTTATGGAGGAATTGAAGATGGAGCAAGAGATGAGGGAGAAACGAAATCAAGAACGTGAACAATGGCGTGACGGACGTCAAAGTGACATTTCTGCT CCAATTAGCCGTTTCGATGAACTGCCTGATGAATTTGATCCGTCTGGGAAGTTTCCTGGCTCGTTTGATGATGGGGACCCACAAACAACAAATCTATATGTTGGAAACCTGTCACCGAAG GTGGATGAGAATTTCCTTCTACGGACATTTGGTAGGTTTGGCCCTATTGCTAGTGTCAAGATAATGTGGCCTCGGacagaggaagaaaggaggcgTCAGCGAAACTGTGGATTTGTTGCTTTCATGAATAGAGCCGATGGCCAAGCTGCCAAAGATGAGATGCAAG GAGTAGTGGTGTACGAGTATGAATTGAAGATAGGGTGGGGGAAGTCTGTGTCATTGCCAGCACAAGCACTGCCTGCTCCCCCACCTGGACACATGGCTATCAGAAGCAAAGAG GGCGGCACTGTGATATTGTCAGGTCCTGAAGGTCCCCCAGTAACTTCTGTCGCAAACCAAAACTCAGAGTTG GTGCTTACTCCAAATATTCCCGACATTATGGTTTGTCCACCTGAAGATGATCACCTTCGAAATGTCATTGATTCCATGGCCATGTATGTGCTTGATGATGGCTGTGCTTTTGAGCAAGCTGTTATGGAGAGAGGTCGTGGCAATCCaatatttaatttcttattcGAGCTTGGATCAAAAGAGCATACGTATTACGTGTGGAGGCTTTATTCCTTTGCACAA GGGGATACTCTCCAGCGGTGGAGGACAGAGCCTTTCATCATGATCACAGGAAGTGGGCG GTGGATGCCTCCGCCTCTGCCACCTAGTAGAAGTCCAGAACATGAAAAAGACTCAACAGCCACCTATGCAGCTGGCAAGAGTCGG AGGGTAGAAACAGAACGGGCTTTGACAGATCCACAAAGGGATGAATTTGAGGATATGTTGAGGGCTCTGACACTGGAAAGGAACCAGATAAAAGAAGCAATGGGCTTTGCCCTGGACAATGCTGATGCAGCAGGAGAG GTGGTCGAGGTTCTGACAGAATCTTTGACACTTAAGGAAACTCCTATACCAACCAAAGTTGCTAGGCTTATGCTTGTTTCCGATGTTCTGCATAATAGCAGTGCACCTGTTAGAAATGCTTCTGCATATCGTACAAAATTTGAAGCAACTTTACCTGACATAATGGAGAGTTTTAATGATCTGTACCGCAGCATCACTGGGAGGATCACTGCTGAAGCCCTCAAG GAAAGAGTTCTGAAAGTTCTTCAAGTTTGGTCCGActggtttcttttttcagaCTCTTACATAAATGGGCTGCGAGCTACTTTTCTTCGGCCTGGAAACTCTGGAGTTATCCCATTTCATTCAATATGTGGGGATGCACCCGAGGTGGATCAGGAAAACAATGTTGTGGAGGATACAGCTGAGGGAGGTAAACCTAATCAAGATGCTGCCTTGGCAATGGGAAAAGGCGCAGCAATGAAGGAATTACTGAGCCTGCCACTTGCTGAACTGGAACGACGTTGTAGACATAATGGCTTATCTCTTTGTGGTGGGAGAGAGATGATGGTTGCACGATTACTTAGTCTAGAAGAAGCGGAAAAGCAAAGGGGTTATGAACGTGATGATGATGTCAGACTTGGACAAAGTTATTCATCTTCCGGTAAGCATTCAAGGGATGATGAGAGCTGGGGAGCTCACCGAGAGACTAGAACTGAAACTGGCAAATCTGAATCGGTTGGGTGGCCTAGTTATGCAGACGAGACGAGATCAAGCAATAAAACGTCAACTGTTCCTCTGACTCCTACTCTTGCTATTCCGGAGCCAGAAGTGAAAGCCTTTACGAAGAAGAAAGGTAAATCCGAGCCAGTCTTGCCTGCCTCTAAGTGGGCCAAGGAGGATGTAGGTAGCGATGACGAAGATAAGAAAGGTGGTGGAGGTCTTGGATTGAGCTACTCATCTTCAGGCAGTGAAGATGTTGGCAACATGCCTAGTGAGATCAGTGACAAAGGCACAACTGCTGAGACTAGCCGCGTAACTTATTCTGAGAGTGCAATAAATCAAGAGTATAG GCAGAAGTTAAGGCGCCTGGAGGTTGCTGTTCTGGAATATCGTGAATCTCTTGAAGAGCGTGGTAGTAGGAATCCTGATGAAATTGAGAAGAAAGTGGCATCATATAGGCAACGACTGCTGTCTGAATTTGAATTGTTAGATCCACATGATGATACAGGAGGGAACAGTCAACATTCCTCCCGTTCTTCAG AGAGGAGTTCtttagaaaggaaagagagacgGGATGATGCTCGTGAGTCTTTGAGGAAACGGCACCGTAGTCGAAGCCGAAGTCGAAGCCGGAGTCCTCATCGTAAGTCTTTGAGTAGAGGTCGGGAAAAGgattatgaaaatgatgcagaTCGAGAGCGTGATAGACATCGTGACAAGGACCGGCCACATCATGACCATGAAAAGAGTGGAAGCAGGGACAGGGATGATCATGATAATGGGGGTGACAAGGCCAGGGAAAGGAGTAGAAGAGGGAAGTGA
- the LOC116258579 gene encoding protein RRC1-like isoform X1, whose translation MTSFSVTRKKTPFQKHREEEEAKKKRAEDETARLYEEFVESFKGGNTPGEKTFVRGGTINPNERVKNDHEGGNSKDGVSVPKKGTRYVPSFVPVGLADSLSKGKEQEKKVYYHKEEKPREKEKGKMRNIDNFMEELKMEQEMREKRNQEREQWRDGRQSDISAPISRFDELPDEFDPSGKFPGSFDDGDPQTTNLYVGNLSPKVDENFLLRTFGRFGPIASVKIMWPRTEEERRRQRNCGFVAFMNRADGQAAKDEMQGVVVYEYELKIGWGKSVSLPAQALPAPPPGHMAIRSKEGGTVILSGPEGPPVTSVANQNSELVLTPNIPDIMVCPPEDDHLRNVIDSMAMYVLDDGCAFEQAVMERGRGNPIFNFLFELGSKEHTYYVWRLYSFAQGDTLQRWRTEPFIMITGSGRWMPPPLPPSRSPEHEKDSTATYAAGKSRRVETERALTDPQRDEFEDMLRALTLERNQIKEAMGFALDNADAAGEVVEVLTESLTLKETPIPTKVARLMLVSDVLHNSSAPVRNASAYRTKFEATLPDIMESFNDLYRSITGRITAEALKERVLKVLQVWSDWFLFSDSYINGLRATFLRPGNSGVIPFHSICGDAPEVDQENNVVEDTAEGGKPNQDAALAMGKGAAMKELLSLPLAELERRCRHNGLSLCGGREMMVARLLSLEEAEKQRGYERDDDVRLGQSYSSSGKHSRDDESWGAHRETRTETGKSESVGWPSYADETRSSNKTSTVPLTPTLAIPEPEVKAFTKKKGKSEPVLPASKWAKEDVGSDDEDKKGGGGLGLSYSSSGSEDVGNMPSEISDKGTTAETSRVTYSESAINQEYRQKLRRLEVAVLEYRESLEERGSRNPDEIEKKVASYRQRLLSEFELLDPHDDTGGNSQHSSRSSERSSLERKERRDDARESLRKRHRSRSRSRSRSPHRKSLSRGREKDYENDADRERDRHRDKDRPHHDHEKSGSRDRDDHDNGGDKARERSRRGK comes from the exons ATGACATCATTCTCAGTTACCCGAAAGAAGACACCGTTCCAGAAGCacagagaggaggaagaggctAAGAAAAAG AGAGCGGAAGATGAAACAGCTCGCTTGTATGAGGAATTCGTGGAGTCATTTAAAGGGGGGAATACACCTGGTGAGAAAACCTTTGTTAGGGGTGGGACCATCAACCCCAATGAACGAGTGAAGAATGATCATGAAG GTGGGAATTCCAAAGATGGGGTATCTGTTCCAAAGAAGGGAACTAG ATACGTGCCTTCTTTTGTCCCTGTTGGTTTGGCTGATTCACTCagtaaaggaaaagaacaagagaagaaGGTTTATTATCAT AAAGAGGAGAAAccaagggagaaagagaaaggaaaaatgcgGAACATAGATAATTTTATGGAGGAATTGAAGATGGAGCAAGAGATGAGGGAGAAACGAAATCAAGAACGTGAACAATGGCGTGACGGACGTCAAAGTGACATTTCTGCT CCAATTAGCCGTTTCGATGAACTGCCTGATGAATTTGATCCGTCTGGGAAGTTTCCTGGCTCGTTTGATGATGGGGACCCACAAACAACAAATCTATATGTTGGAAACCTGTCACCGAAG GTGGATGAGAATTTCCTTCTACGGACATTTGGTAGGTTTGGCCCTATTGCTAGTGTCAAGATAATGTGGCCTCGGacagaggaagaaaggaggcgTCAGCGAAACTGTGGATTTGTTGCTTTCATGAATAGAGCCGATGGCCAAGCTGCCAAAGATGAGATGCAAG GAGTAGTGGTGTACGAGTATGAATTGAAGATAGGGTGGGGGAAGTCTGTGTCATTGCCAGCACAAGCACTGCCTGCTCCCCCACCTGGACACATGGCTATCAGAAGCAAAGAG GGCGGCACTGTGATATTGTCAGGTCCTGAAGGTCCCCCAGTAACTTCTGTCGCAAACCAAAACTCAGAGTTG GTGCTTACTCCAAATATTCCCGACATTATGGTTTGTCCACCTGAAGATGATCACCTTCGAAATGTCATTGATTCCATGGCCATGTATGTGCTTGATGATGGCTGTGCTTTTGAGCAAGCTGTTATGGAGAGAGGTCGTGGCAATCCaatatttaatttcttattcGAGCTTGGATCAAAAGAGCATACGTATTACGTGTGGAGGCTTTATTCCTTTGCACAA GGGGATACTCTCCAGCGGTGGAGGACAGAGCCTTTCATCATGATCACAGGAAGTGGGCG GTGGATGCCTCCGCCTCTGCCACCTAGTAGAAGTCCAGAACATGAAAAAGACTCAACAGCCACCTATGCAGCTGGCAAGAGTCGG AGGGTAGAAACAGAACGGGCTTTGACAGATCCACAAAGGGATGAATTTGAGGATATGTTGAGGGCTCTGACACTGGAAAGGAACCAGATAAAAGAAGCAATGGGCTTTGCCCTGGACAATGCTGATGCAGCAGGAGAG GTGGTCGAGGTTCTGACAGAATCTTTGACACTTAAGGAAACTCCTATACCAACCAAAGTTGCTAGGCTTATGCTTGTTTCCGATGTTCTGCATAATAGCAGTGCACCTGTTAGAAATGCTTCTGCATATCGTACAAAATTTGAAGCAACTTTACCTGACATAATGGAGAGTTTTAATGATCTGTACCGCAGCATCACTGGGAGGATCACTGCTGAAGCCCTCAAG GAAAGAGTTCTGAAAGTTCTTCAAGTTTGGTCCGActggtttcttttttcagaCTCTTACATAAATGGGCTGCGAGCTACTTTTCTTCGGCCTGGAAACTCTGGAGTTATCCCATTTCATTCAATATGTGGGGATGCACCCGAGGTGGATCAGGAAAACAATGTTGTGGAGGATACAGCTGAGGGAGGTAAACCTAATCAAGATGCTGCCTTGGCAATGGGAAAAGGCGCAGCAATGAAGGAATTACTGAGCCTGCCACTTGCTGAACTGGAACGACGTTGTAGACATAATGGCTTATCTCTTTGTGGTGGGAGAGAGATGATGGTTGCACGATTACTTAGTCTAGAAGAAGCGGAAAAGCAAAGGGGTTATGAACGTGATGATGATGTCAGACTTGGACAAAGTTATTCATCTTCCGGTAAGCATTCAAGGGATGATGAGAGCTGGGGAGCTCACCGAGAGACTAGAACTGAAACTGGCAAATCTGAATCGGTTGGGTGGCCTAGTTATGCAGACGAGACGAGATCAAGCAATAAAACGTCAACTGTTCCTCTGACTCCTACTCTTGCTATTCCGGAGCCAGAAGTGAAAGCCTTTACGAAGAAGAAAGGTAAATCCGAGCCAGTCTTGCCTGCCTCTAAGTGGGCCAAGGAGGATGTAGGTAGCGATGACGAAGATAAGAAAGGTGGTGGAGGTCTTGGATTGAGCTACTCATCTTCAGGCAGTGAAGATGTTGGCAACATGCCTAGTGAGATCAGTGACAAAGGCACAACTGCTGAGACTAGCCGCGTAACTTATTCTGAGAGTGCAATAAATCAAGAGTATAG GCAGAAGTTAAGGCGCCTGGAGGTTGCTGTTCTGGAATATCGTGAATCTCTTGAAGAGCGTGGTAGTAGGAATCCTGATGAAATTGAGAAGAAAGTGGCATCATATAGGCAACGACTGCTGTCTGAATTTGAATTGTTAGATCCACATGATGATACAGGAGGGAACAGTCAACATTCCTCCCGTTCTTCAG AGAGGAGTTCtttagaaaggaaagagagacgGGATGATGCTCGTGAGTCTTTGAGGAAACGGCACCGTAGTCGAAGCCGAAGTCGAAGCCGGAGTCCTCATCGTAAGTCTTTGAGTAGAGGTCGGGAAAAGgattatgaaaatgatgcagaTCGAGAGCGTGATAGACATCGTGACAAGGACCGGCCACATCATGACCATGAAAAGAGTGGAAGCAGGGACAGGGATGATCATGATAATGGGGGTGACAAGGCCAGGGAAAGGAGTAGAAGAGGGAAGTGA